The window TGAGAAGCTCTCCTGGGATAGATCAGCCCACGGAAGAGGCGAGGAGCACTGCTTCCCGTCTCGAGGCCCCCCCCACGGAGATGTCTCTAGATGCTTCCCGTCACAATACAACGTGGCTGGTCGGAGATTGCTCCCGATGTTACGTGGAACTCTGGAGCCCAGAGGATCCAGCGGTCCGGTTTCGCCTCTGTGGAGTCATCTCTGACGCGAAATCTCGCGTGAACCAGCAGAAGCCCCCGGATTGCTGTAAGGGTGTCCATTGTGTGAAGTGCGACAAGGCGCAATATCCGGATCAGGAAGAGCCTAGGGCACAAATTCCGGAAGCGGCTGGGGACAGAGATTGGAGACGTTACATCCTTGGAATAGGGCCGGGTGCAACGGTACTGTTCGAGAGGAGTGGGGGCAATTTGGAGAAAAGCGGGCCTCTGGAAACTCCTCTCAAATCTCTCGGGATGGACTCACCGTTTCCCTTGCGGATCTCCTGCCGCGTCCAGGATGCTGAAGGCGCTCCCCCGTGACTTGTCCGGCGGCGCCCGCAGAGGAACCCGAGGTAGCGAAGGGGGAGGCCAGGAACAGCCCCCCCCGATGTCACCTGAGGCGGATTAATGGTGCGGGCCGTGTCCGCCACCCTTATCCTGTTTGGGCGGCACCACTTCCAGCAGTTCCATCATGCCCTCATGCTCGTGCGACACTTCCCTGCTCATCCGTGAAATGGAAGAGATTGGTGTGAATATGGAAAGGATGGCCCGGGAAGAACTCCGGGAAGCCCGTACTGGTGACGTGCCACTCCTCCACCACGCCCAGGCTCAGCTTGCGTGGGGGCGCATGGGGATCGAACTCAACGCCGTTGAGCAGGAATTTGAAAACCGGATTGGGCAGCGGTTGCACCATCTGGACTTCGAAGTGCGCGTTCTAAGGCGTGTCGCTGGTGAGTTCGTCGTCCGTGATGGCGATCTAGCGAGACATCGCGAAAGATGGACGCTACGTCTTCCCAGTCCCACTCCTGGGCGCGGACCCAGAGGGTCATGTGCTGAACATCAAAATGATCTTGTAAGGCGTCTGCCCAGATGAGAGGTGGCTGAGTGATTGCCTTGAAGTCAGCCCCTTGTTCTTCCGGCAACGAGGGACGGAGTTGATTGAAGGTCGTCATCCAAAGTGCAGCCTGGGCCCGGTGCTCGAAAACTTCTCCGCTGATCTGACCCATGCGCTGAAGAACCTCCGCCAGCAGTGCATCTACGTGAGGAGCGCGCGGCCAGGGAGGCCTGCCCCACGAGGCACCTTCCTTGATGGTGCATTTATATCAGGCTGATATATCGGTGCGCGAGGAGGTCACCGTGGCCAGAGAGAGCACCTGTCAGTTCGCCATCCTGGGGATGCTGTGCCGGGAGCC is drawn from Stigmatella aurantiaca and contains these coding sequences:
- a CDS encoding multicopper oxidase domain-containing protein yields the protein MVQPLPNPVFKFLLNGVEFDPHAPPRKLSLGVVEEWHVTSTGFPEFFPGHPFHIHTNLFHFTDEQGSVARA